In the genome of Flavobacterium panacagri, one region contains:
- a CDS encoding DUF6515 family protein, with the protein MKLDLLKNIKAWILVIVFALMLVPESVTAQRFGHFTPHAVMPRPMPIHPNPRPIPPGPTPRPIPPRPIPPGPRPIPPHPYPRPLPPPPPFHPYPVPFPYIYHPFVPYYWGPTWYPVGFFLTTLTTAAIVVSVENNSYNYDDGVYYTKESNGYKVVPAPLGATIPELPKGYITITVDGIDYYYYGGTYYIKDTSKYKVVTPPVGAVVQHLPEGAEEKTIEGQKYMIYNNVYYQPISKDGQDSYVVVQGK; encoded by the coding sequence ATGAAATTAGATTTACTTAAAAATATAAAAGCGTGGATTTTAGTAATAGTGTTTGCATTGATGCTAGTACCAGAATCTGTAACGGCGCAGCGTTTTGGTCATTTTACACCACATGCCGTAATGCCTCGCCCGATGCCGATACATCCAAACCCGAGACCAATTCCGCCGGGTCCTACACCACGTCCGATTCCTCCAAGACCAATACCACCCGGACCGCGTCCAATTCCACCACATCCTTATCCGAGACCGTTGCCACCACCGCCACCGTTTCATCCTTATCCAGTACCGTTTCCGTACATCTATCATCCATTTGTGCCTTATTATTGGGGACCAACATGGTATCCAGTTGGATTCTTTTTAACCACATTAACAACGGCTGCAATTGTTGTTTCTGTAGAAAATAACAGCTACAATTATGATGACGGAGTTTATTATACAAAAGAATCAAACGGATACAAAGTAGTTCCTGCGCCATTAGGAGCAACAATTCCTGAACTGCCAAAAGGATATATTACGATCACTGTTGATGGAATCGATTACTATTATTATGGAGGAACCTATTATATAAAAGATACTTCTAAATATAAAGTAGTGACCCCACCGGTTGGAGCAGTAGTACAGCATCTGCCAGAAGGAGCCGAAGAAAAAACGATAGAGGGACAGAAATATATGATCTATAATAACGTGTATTATCAGCCCATTTCAAAAGATGGACAAGACAGTTATGTAGTCGTACAAGGGAAATAA
- a CDS encoding SphA family protein, whose translation MKAKNTISGKTLRLFLMTMFAMISLYSNAQLKGGHILGAMGLQSGTQAPENTLSVYVPAYIYTANCLRNGDGDNMGNPDLIMFITGVGANYVSDFKILGANYGATILLAGASNTIQGSYIDSKSNFAFTDMYVQPIQLGWHNKKADFVFSYQMYIPTGKYELGGSNNSGLGMFMNEFSAGTTLFFNEKKTFHLSALAAYEINGKKKDTDIKTGDILSIEGGLGKTFYCMNAEKTAPKGIWNAGLIYYFQYKVSDDKIPVGSLILEPDKDHIGAVGAEVNYLHIGCMTQAGFRWVSEFGAVNRFQGNTFFITLAHVFSLKKK comes from the coding sequence ATGAAAGCAAAAAATACTATTTCAGGAAAAACATTGCGCCTTTTTTTAATGACAATGTTTGCAATGATTTCATTATACAGCAATGCACAATTAAAAGGCGGACATATTTTGGGTGCCATGGGACTTCAGTCTGGAACTCAAGCGCCAGAAAACACTTTAAGCGTTTATGTTCCAGCATACATTTATACTGCAAACTGTCTGCGAAATGGCGATGGTGATAATATGGGAAATCCCGATTTAATTATGTTTATAACAGGTGTAGGAGCTAACTATGTGAGCGATTTTAAAATTTTAGGAGCCAATTACGGCGCTACAATTTTGCTGGCAGGAGCTTCTAATACGATTCAGGGAAGTTATATCGATTCTAAAAGTAATTTTGCGTTTACAGATATGTATGTACAGCCAATCCAATTAGGCTGGCACAACAAAAAAGCCGACTTTGTTTTCAGCTACCAAATGTATATTCCAACTGGGAAATATGAATTAGGAGGCAGTAACAACAGCGGATTAGGAATGTTTATGAATGAGTTTTCAGCAGGAACTACTTTGTTTTTTAATGAGAAAAAAACGTTTCATTTATCTGCTTTAGCAGCGTACGAAATCAACGGAAAGAAAAAAGATACTGACATTAAAACAGGAGATATTTTAAGTATTGAAGGAGGTCTCGGAAAAACATTCTATTGCATGAATGCCGAAAAAACAGCTCCAAAAGGAATATGGAATGCCGGATTAATTTATTATTTCCAATATAAAGTTTCAGATGATAAAATTCCAGTTGGAAGTCTAATCCTAGAACCAGACAAAGATCATATTGGCGCTGTAGGGGCTGAGGTTAATTATCTTCATATTGGCTGTATGACGCAGGCAGGTTTTAGATGGGTTTCAGAATTTGGAGCGGTAAATAGATTTCAGGGAAATACTTTTTTTATCACTTTGGCACATGTCTTCAGTCTTAAGAAAAAATAA
- a CDS encoding helix-turn-helix domain-containing protein: MIDILLSLFFFIATIAGLATSLMVLFSKKYYSKSFFLGMFLLSLAVVSIYNFYLSANMFKEFPDLFTITKSFIFLAAPCSFLYVRNILSPNNKNKKYDWVHFIPFGIYFVLTLFVYIGSFTDSQVVDYVGSIIKNPFSILTLTIWLFYVFFQTMLILNYDLKKFKGNQFHRSKVINWIRVYNLMILFLFSALFVYHFLLRKIDVVDISCYFLISTVLFFTVGWLYFRPQIFHDEEETFDFVSDNTLLVKSKETKTNLPIPHELTTDKKEDYLLKLDYVLNAQKLFLKKDFVIRDLSDETGISVHLLSNLINSEFGLHFQDYVNLKRIEYFKEKINDPEWKDLSLEGMAWGSGFKSRTTCFRAFIKHTGKSPSEYFKTIRINPERTTTSTYYFK; the protein is encoded by the coding sequence ATGATCGATATATTACTTTCTCTATTCTTTTTTATTGCCACGATTGCAGGTCTTGCTACTTCGTTGATGGTTCTTTTTTCTAAAAAATACTATTCTAAAAGTTTCTTTTTAGGAATGTTTTTATTGAGCCTTGCCGTAGTGAGTATCTATAATTTTTATCTGTCGGCAAATATGTTTAAAGAGTTCCCAGATCTCTTTACCATTACAAAATCGTTTATTTTTTTAGCAGCGCCTTGCTCTTTCTTGTATGTTAGAAACATTTTGTCTCCAAACAACAAAAACAAAAAATACGATTGGGTACATTTTATACCTTTTGGAATCTATTTCGTTTTAACTCTTTTTGTTTACATTGGAAGTTTTACCGATTCACAAGTTGTTGATTATGTAGGCTCTATTATCAAAAATCCATTTTCTATCTTGACTTTGACAATTTGGCTTTTTTATGTGTTTTTTCAAACCATGTTGATTTTAAACTATGATTTGAAAAAGTTCAAAGGAAACCAATTTCACAGAAGCAAAGTAATCAATTGGATTCGAGTTTATAATCTTATGATTTTGTTTTTGTTTTCGGCGCTTTTCGTGTATCATTTTTTGTTGAGAAAAATAGATGTGGTCGATATTTCATGTTATTTCCTAATTTCAACGGTTTTATTTTTTACCGTTGGCTGGCTGTATTTCAGGCCTCAGATTTTTCATGATGAAGAAGAAACGTTCGATTTTGTAAGCGACAATACACTCCTTGTAAAATCTAAAGAAACCAAAACCAATCTGCCGATTCCGCACGAGCTAACTACTGATAAAAAAGAAGATTATCTATTGAAATTAGATTATGTTTTAAATGCTCAAAAGTTGTTTCTAAAGAAAGATTTTGTAATCCGCGACCTTTCAGATGAAACTGGAATATCTGTACATCTTTTATCCAATTTAATCAATTCAGAATTCGGACTTCATTTTCAGGATTACGTTAATCTTAAAAGAATTGAATATTTTAAGGAAAAAATAAACGATCCAGAATGGAAAGATTTGTCTCTAGAGGGAATGGCGTGGGGTTCTGGTTTTAAATCCCGTACAACTTGTTTTAGGGCTTTTATAAAACATACCGGAAAATCTCCTTCAGAATACTTTAAAACCATCAGAATAAATCCAGAACGCACTACTACAAGCACTTACTATTTCAAGTAA
- a CDS encoding DUF4136 domain-containing protein produces MNIKKSNLRIIPLLFMGLIYSCSPTVKVTTDYDHAANFGEYRTFAVYDLKAQEGQVNQLNVDRVTKAIRNEMLAKGFTESDNPDLKVNAVSILKNKTSMSANTDFYGYGGMYRPYGYWGGGAMMGGANTTFNTYDYVDGSLVIDIVSTKTQKLIWQGIGNAEIDSKPDNPEEFINSSIKKILAGFPPGTEKK; encoded by the coding sequence ATGAATATTAAAAAATCAAATCTTCGTATCATCCCATTATTATTTATGGGTTTAATTTACAGCTGTTCTCCAACTGTAAAAGTCACAACAGATTATGACCATGCCGCCAATTTTGGAGAATACAGAACCTTTGCGGTTTATGACTTAAAAGCGCAGGAAGGTCAGGTTAATCAATTAAACGTCGATCGCGTGACAAAAGCGATTCGAAACGAAATGCTGGCCAAAGGCTTTACAGAATCAGACAATCCAGATTTAAAAGTAAATGCAGTATCTATTTTAAAGAATAAAACTTCAATGAGTGCCAATACTGATTTTTATGGATATGGCGGTATGTATCGTCCTTATGGATATTGGGGAGGCGGTGCCATGATGGGCGGTGCCAACACAACATTCAATACTTATGATTATGTAGACGGTTCGCTGGTAATTGATATTGTATCTACCAAAACACAGAAACTGATTTGGCAGGGAATCGGAAATGCCGAAATCGACAGTAAACCAGACAATCCAGAAGAATTTATTAATAGCTCTATCAAAAAAATACTGGCGGGTTTTCCTCCTGGTACAGAGAAAAAATAA
- a CDS encoding BamA/TamA family outer membrane protein, with amino-acid sequence MKNRKRSEKNILFSLLILLAFNTLNAQKYKISVKDSLDGAFDLSDYIIYAHGFIVVPTIITEPALGNIGGALVPIFLKKHAPVIDEDGKKRFINPDITGGIGMYTGNKSWMAGAFRSATLIKPRILYRVAAGYGDVNLSFYANNRPNLPDQEFKLNFRSTIFYTQWLKQFKNAKWSAGPQYMFLNSKINLPDFNLPPPFVKPGDIKSTVSQLGGAIQFDNRDNIFTPDKGIRIQSDFFWSDNAIGSDYDAWRVNLSAIGYYPLAKTLIGGLRVEGEQAFGSPPFYLRPGINLRGIPAARYQGKTSIVTEAELRWDVYKRWSIMGFGGLASAFDDWDQAFAKPVVYSYGTGFRYLVARKFKLRMGVDVAKGNEDWAYYIVFGSNWMR; translated from the coding sequence ATGAAAAACAGAAAACGATCAGAAAAAAATATCTTATTCTCGCTTTTGATTCTTTTGGCATTTAATACTTTAAATGCGCAGAAATATAAAATCAGTGTGAAAGATTCCTTAGATGGAGCTTTTGATTTAAGCGATTACATTATTTATGCACATGGTTTTATTGTGGTTCCAACTATAATTACAGAACCAGCTTTAGGAAATATTGGAGGGGCATTAGTTCCTATTTTTCTAAAAAAACACGCTCCAGTAATTGATGAAGACGGCAAAAAACGATTCATAAACCCAGACATAACAGGCGGAATCGGAATGTACACAGGAAACAAAAGCTGGATGGCAGGTGCTTTTCGTTCGGCAACTCTGATAAAACCACGAATATTGTATCGCGTTGCAGCAGGTTATGGAGACGTGAATTTGTCCTTTTATGCTAACAACAGACCCAATCTGCCAGATCAGGAATTCAAACTTAATTTTAGGTCAACGATTTTTTATACCCAATGGCTCAAACAGTTTAAAAATGCAAAATGGAGCGCAGGACCGCAGTATATGTTTTTAAACTCAAAAATAAACCTGCCCGATTTTAATTTGCCACCGCCATTTGTAAAACCTGGCGATATAAAAAGTACGGTAAGTCAGCTGGGAGGCGCAATTCAGTTCGATAATAGAGACAACATATTTACACCAGACAAAGGAATCCGAATTCAGTCCGATTTCTTTTGGTCAGATAACGCAATAGGAAGCGACTACGATGCCTGGCGCGTTAATTTATCAGCAATAGGATATTATCCATTAGCTAAAACATTAATTGGCGGACTAAGGGTAGAAGGAGAGCAGGCGTTTGGGAGTCCGCCTTTTTATTTAAGGCCGGGAATTAACCTAAGAGGAATTCCTGCAGCACGTTATCAAGGTAAAACCAGCATTGTAACCGAAGCCGAATTAAGATGGGACGTTTATAAAAGATGGAGCATTATGGGATTTGGCGGACTTGCAAGTGCTTTTGATGATTGGGATCAGGCTTTTGCTAAACCCGTTGTGTACAGTTATGGAACAGGTTTTAGATATTTAGTGGCTCGAAAATTTAAACTCCGAATGGGAGTTGATGTTGCCAAAGGAAATGAAGATTGGGCATACTATATCGTTTTTGGAAGCAACTGGATGCGATAA
- a CDS encoding AAA family ATPase: MAKNITFELSTVNLGPHESLNTKIHISTLEMGIYANNGTGKTFLSRAFRLLNKEELDNNDSNKLLTIGKNDGSFKFKITNSTEPSIIRELEFSIKRDKTPNISKDTTDYIFRVFNDDYIKENLEGLKYKPSGEIEGYILGKEKIDLTKEKDELKTNSNELKTKEEELKLKVAKAIKDLDDLSIRKNTGDYQNITFNNLFNPEFNVVELESFNDLISKHNQLKALPDNLQDLRNVSYLKKTETLDNIISFLDEKFSRSSIADSFKTKIKNKQGFVETGISLLKEKTNECPFCEQNLEENALKLIDQYLEYLSETEAIQIKKANDLLLQLNVEKKENNEILKSFKNLEIEYLKNQKYIPSLASINLKELEDLTKLESSYKIIDDALEKKKEDISISLLDDSIKKAIKNLQLWIQDQNEIILQNSAIIKSFNDKKNNISTEKLDLNKRLCRARFNELKKIESEKIEEINNYNSKIKTLSEEILKKEQNEKISKKQKVVETFTQLLTKFFGSKYSFDDKTFCIKFKNHLLESNASDVLSNGEKSIVAFCYFIAESHRSINKEEDYSKLFFIIDDPISSQDFHFVYATSQIIRTLDKLFNISRLRLIILTHNLEFMSIIIRNKVIDQKFILENNKLETLGNELIMPYEEHLRDIYEISQGTKNPSHTTPNSLRHVLETINRFIAPDIDLNTFCERIDNFTENEFLYSLMHDGSHGIIRLQKPYTDQMIKSACNVVSDYVLKDFSGQIKIITS, from the coding sequence ATGGCTAAGAACATTACATTTGAGTTATCTACTGTTAATTTAGGACCACATGAGTCTCTAAATACTAAAATCCATATCAGTACATTAGAAATGGGAATTTATGCAAATAATGGGACGGGTAAGACCTTTCTAAGCAGGGCATTTAGATTATTAAACAAAGAAGAACTAGATAATAACGATTCCAATAAATTATTAACCATTGGAAAGAATGATGGTTCTTTTAAATTCAAAATAACGAACAGTACCGAACCTAGCATAATTAGAGAATTAGAGTTCTCTATAAAAAGAGACAAAACCCCAAACATTTCAAAAGACACAACTGATTACATCTTTCGCGTATTTAATGATGATTATATAAAAGAAAATTTAGAAGGGCTAAAATACAAGCCTAGTGGAGAAATAGAAGGTTACATACTTGGAAAAGAAAAAATTGATTTAACAAAAGAGAAAGATGAACTTAAAACAAATTCTAACGAACTTAAAACAAAAGAAGAAGAATTAAAATTAAAAGTTGCAAAAGCTATAAAAGATCTAGATGATTTATCCATTAGAAAAAATACTGGCGATTATCAAAACATTACTTTTAATAACTTGTTCAACCCTGAATTCAATGTAGTCGAATTAGAAAGTTTCAATGATTTAATAAGTAAACATAACCAGCTAAAAGCACTTCCTGATAATTTACAAGACTTAAGAAATGTTAGTTATCTAAAGAAAACTGAAACTCTCGATAATATAATCTCTTTTCTAGATGAAAAATTTAGTAGAAGCAGTATTGCTGATAGTTTCAAAACTAAAATAAAAAACAAACAGGGATTTGTCGAAACAGGGATCTCTTTATTAAAAGAAAAAACTAATGAATGTCCTTTTTGTGAGCAAAATCTTGAAGAAAATGCTTTAAAACTAATTGATCAATATTTGGAATATCTTTCAGAAACTGAAGCAATTCAAATAAAAAAAGCTAATGATTTATTATTACAATTAAATGTAGAGAAAAAAGAAAACAATGAAATTTTAAAATCATTTAAGAATCTTGAAATTGAATATTTAAAAAATCAAAAATATATTCCCTCGTTAGCAAGCATTAATTTAAAAGAACTGGAAGACTTAACGAAATTAGAATCAAGCTATAAAATAATTGATGATGCACTCGAAAAAAAGAAAGAAGACATTTCAATTTCACTTTTAGATGATAGTATTAAAAAAGCAATAAAAAATCTCCAATTATGGATTCAAGATCAGAATGAAATAATTCTACAAAACTCAGCAATAATAAAAAGTTTCAATGATAAAAAAAACAATATTAGCACCGAAAAGCTAGATCTAAATAAAAGACTATGCAGAGCGAGATTTAATGAATTAAAAAAAATAGAATCTGAAAAAATAGAAGAAATAAACAATTACAATTCTAAAATTAAAACTTTAAGCGAAGAGATTTTAAAAAAGGAACAGAATGAAAAAATTTCAAAAAAACAAAAAGTTGTAGAGACTTTCACCCAATTACTAACTAAATTTTTTGGTTCCAAATATTCCTTCGATGATAAAACCTTTTGTATAAAATTCAAAAATCACTTATTAGAATCAAATGCGAGCGATGTTTTAAGTAATGGTGAAAAGAGCATTGTTGCGTTTTGTTATTTTATTGCGGAATCACATAGATCTATCAATAAAGAAGAGGACTATAGCAAATTATTTTTTATCATTGATGACCCCATATCTAGTCAAGATTTCCACTTTGTTTATGCAACATCACAAATTATAAGAACCCTAGATAAACTGTTCAATATTTCAAGATTAAGATTAATAATTCTTACACATAACTTAGAATTTATGTCTATTATAATTAGAAATAAAGTTATAGATCAGAAATTTATTCTAGAAAACAACAAGCTTGAGACACTAGGCAATGAATTGATAATGCCTTACGAAGAACATCTTAGAGATATTTATGAAATATCTCAAGGAACTAAAAATCCATCACATACAACACCAAATTCTCTAAGACACGTACTAGAGACAATAAATCGATTTATAGCGCCAGATATTGATCTTAATACTTTTTGTGAAAGGATAGATAATTTTACTGAAAATGAATTTTTATATTCTTTAATGCATGATGGATCTCACGGTATAATTAGACTTCAAAAACCATATACGGATCAAATGATTAAATCAGCTTGCAATGTTGTTTCTGATTATGTACTTAAAGATTTTTCAGGACAAATAAAAATCATAACTAGCTAA
- a CDS encoding aminopeptidase C — MNTFSFKSVFAASVFLAGTAGCFAQDVLVNSLKLNASDKSKENFKFTEVINLGTTSVKSQGSSGTCWSYSTNSFLESEMIRLGKQPVELSQIYSARNVYVEKGINYVRMHGAITLGDGGALHDVINMYKKYGTVPREVYTGLNYGTDKNKFAEMAALIEGVLAAVVKNPNGELTPNWQKAYAAVIDSYLGKVPDNFTYKGKNYTPQSFAKEVVGINPDEYVELSSFTNTPYYQKTTMMVPDNWSLDQVYNVKLNDMTDVIDNALKKGYTVAWATDVSEKTFSWKNGVAYVATKKFDDMTAEEKADLFNGPKAEPEISPEMRQAAFDNYTTTDDHGMHIIGLAKDQTGKEYYIVKNSWGETNDYKGFLFVTKNFVKYKTTALLVNKGGIPGELAKKLGV, encoded by the coding sequence ATGAATACATTTTCATTCAAATCAGTGTTTGCAGCATCAGTATTTTTAGCTGGAACAGCAGGCTGTTTTGCGCAAGACGTGTTAGTAAATTCACTTAAACTAAACGCTAGCGACAAAAGTAAAGAGAACTTTAAATTTACAGAAGTAATTAATCTAGGTACAACATCAGTAAAATCTCAAGGATCGTCTGGAACTTGCTGGAGTTACTCAACAAATTCATTCTTAGAGTCAGAAATGATTCGTTTAGGAAAACAGCCGGTAGAGTTATCTCAAATCTACTCTGCAAGAAATGTGTATGTTGAGAAAGGAATTAACTACGTTCGTATGCACGGAGCGATTACGCTTGGTGATGGAGGTGCTCTTCACGATGTAATTAATATGTATAAAAAATACGGAACTGTACCGAGAGAAGTTTACACTGGATTGAACTACGGAACGGACAAAAATAAATTTGCTGAAATGGCTGCGCTTATCGAAGGCGTTTTGGCTGCAGTAGTTAAAAATCCTAACGGAGAATTGACACCAAACTGGCAAAAAGCTTACGCAGCAGTTATTGATTCTTATTTAGGAAAAGTGCCGGATAACTTTACTTACAAAGGAAAAAACTATACGCCACAATCTTTTGCTAAAGAAGTAGTAGGAATTAACCCAGATGAATATGTAGAATTATCATCTTTTACTAATACACCATACTACCAAAAAACAACGATGATGGTGCCAGACAACTGGTCATTGGATCAAGTTTACAACGTAAAATTGAACGATATGACAGATGTTATCGACAACGCGTTGAAAAAAGGATATACTGTAGCTTGGGCAACAGATGTTAGCGAAAAAACATTCAGCTGGAAAAATGGTGTGGCTTATGTAGCAACGAAAAAATTCGACGATATGACTGCTGAAGAAAAAGCAGACTTATTTAACGGACCAAAAGCAGAACCAGAAATTAGTCCAGAAATGCGTCAGGCAGCGTTTGATAACTACACTACAACAGACGACCACGGAATGCACATTATTGGTTTAGCAAAAGACCAAACTGGAAAAGAATACTATATCGTAAAAAATTCTTGGGGAGAAACAAACGACTACAAAGGTTTCTTGTTTGTAACTAAGAACTTCGTAAAATATAAAACTACTGCATTACTAGTAAACAAAGGAGGAATTCCTGGTGAACTTGCTAAGAAATTAGGAGTTTAA